The nucleotide window CAATTAATCATTGTTGACTACAAGGCTACATCAAAAAAAGGAGAAGTTAACTTAGATGCTGACTGGCAAATAGGATATAAAAGACAAGCAGAATTTTATCAATGGCTTTTAAGGGGTAATTCCTTTGATGTCTCAAACACTGCTTATTTTGTATATTGTAATGGCATACAAGACAAAGAAACTTTTGATAATAAACTAGATTTTAAAGTCAAAGTAATTCCTTATGTTGGTAATGATTCATGGATTGAACCAACTTTGTTCTCTATTAAATCAACTTTAATAGACGAAAGTCCTCCAAAAAAAACAACTGGTTGTGAATTCTGTAGTTATATAAATAAAAATATGACAGTATAAAAATAAATTGAGTTATGAATAATAAAGCATATTCATCTTCTAGTTGCTTGTGCAATATCTAAAAAATTAAGATCTATAAAAGTAAATTCTTTAGGTTCAATAATTCTTTCCCCTACCTCTTCTCGCCAATCATAATGAAGGCCAATGCCATTTATATCTGGCGGCTCAATAAAGAATATAATTGTATATAGATCTTCTCTATTTCCTGGTAATTTTATATTTCTTGCATAGTGAAAATTATCAGACATATTTAAATGAGGAAGTAAGAAAACTTTACTAGATTCATTTGTTCTTTGATTTAAGATAATTGCAGTTATATCTAAATAGGCTATAAAACCTCCTTCTATAGAACCTCTTGGAGCTTCATCGTTCCAATTAGCTAAAACTTCAAGGTGTATATCTGTAGACGACTCCAACAAAAAGATATTTGGAGGGGTAACATCATCTTTAATCGCACCTTCAAAAACAAAAGTAATACCGGGACTGATATCTGCCTTACCTATAAGCATTTCTGGAAGATTTTTTGAAAAAGAGGTGAAATGTAAACCGATCAATAAAAAAGCTAAAGTAATTTTATGCATAATGGGTTTAATTTCGAACAAATGAGAATGAATATCATTCTATATTTAAAATGCTCTATAAATCAATATAAGTTTAATTAAAATGATCTTCTAACTTGAATTTAAGTAATTCTTTTATCAATAGAATATCGTTAATTACAGGGTAAGTAGATCTAAAAATTAACGCTAATTTTCTATGAGGTCCTGGTTCATCAAGGTGGACCTTTGCTAATAAGGGATTTGAATTAAATAACTGCTCTAGTGCCATTTGTGGAACTAAAGTTGTACCCATTTTACCAGCTACCAATTGAATCAAAGTAGTCAAACTAGATGCACTTATATTTAAAAGACTATCAATTGGAAACTTACATGCATCTAAAGCTTGATCTTTTAAACAATGCCCTTCTTCAAGCAACATCAATTTAGATTCTTCTAACTCACTTGCTGAAATTTCATTTTTTCCAGCCTGAACATCATCTGAAGATGTTATCCAGTAAAAATCTTCCTGCCAAAATTCTAATGCTAATAAACCTTCCGTATCAAAAGGTAAAGCTAAAATAGCTGTATCTATTTCGCCTTGTTTTATCTTGTCTATTAGAACTTTAGACTGACCTTCAACAATTGTTAATTTTAATTTTGGATATTGAGATTTTAGAGAAGGCAAAACGAGGGGCAATAAATATGGTCCTATTGTAGGTATAATACCTATTGATAAAGAGCCAGTTAGTGGCCCTTTTTCTAAAATTCCTAACTTTTCTATATCTTCTATTCCTAACTTAATTGCTTGCGCTTTATCTAAAAATTTTTTACCAATTTTTGTTACCAAAACTTTCTTATTATCTCTTTCAAAAACTTCTATGCCCAATTTTTTTTCCATTTCTGTAATAGAATTACTAAGAGTTGATGGTGAAACAAAACAATCATTTGCCGCTTTTTTAAAGTGCATAGTCCTTGATACTGCTAAAGCATAGTGAATTTGTTTGAGCGAAATCATAATTTACCTCTTCAACCTTATATATATTTTAATCGAACATAAAGTCTATTAATAGTGTATTTAACAATATATAAAATAATTATATAGTTATTTTTTTATA belongs to SAR86 cluster bacterium and includes:
- a CDS encoding iron transporter encodes the protein MHKITLAFLLIGLHFTSFSKNLPEMLIGKADISPGITFVFEGAIKDDVTPPNIFLLESSTDIHLEVLANWNDEAPRGSIEGGFIAYLDITAIILNQRTNESSKVFLLPHLNMSDNFHYARNIKLPGNREDLYTIIFFIEPPDINGIGLHYDWREEVGERIIEPKEFTFIDLNFLDIAQATRR
- a CDS encoding LysR substrate-binding domain-containing protein, coding for MISLKQIHYALAVSRTMHFKKAANDCFVSPSTLSNSITEMEKKLGIEVFERDNKKVLVTKIGKKFLDKAQAIKLGIEDIEKLGILEKGPLTGSLSIGIIPTIGPYLLPLVLPSLKSQYPKLKLTIVEGQSKVLIDKIKQGEIDTAILALPFDTEGLLALEFWQEDFYWITSSDDVQAGKNEISASELEESKLMLLEEGHCLKDQALDACKFPIDSLLNISASSLTTLIQLVAGKMGTTLVPQMALEQLFNSNPLLAKVHLDEPGPHRKLALIFRSTYPVINDILLIKELLKFKLEDHFN